One Romboutsia sp. 13368 genomic window carries:
- a CDS encoding VanW family protein — MKNTNKKIYILLGSVLVIFLLAIFSLSIIINGDKICKDTYVNNINIGNLTKAQAIKKLENLYKLENVEFRYNDKQFIIEPNEINFSYDITQTVENAYDINRKGTFIENIKQTISSLIGKKNTIDLSVNYNKEKLKLYIEELSKDINVPMKNASINIQNSNIQIQKDEVGVKLDEDKSFLNSIKELEKGSTTIELVVENIQPDIREENLENIETIIGQYSTKFDSSVAGRSHNIELAAKSTSNVLLMPGETFSYNEHTGKRTISNGYKNAPVIVQGVVQEGVGGGVCQVSTTLYNAVLYAGLEIESIKNHSIPSSYVQKGRDATVSDGAIDFIFKNNLEYPVYIKNSVYGNTLTCTIYGSKEDKQNIEIVTNTDNVSEAPIKKVDDPTLPKGEEKRLESGRYGYTVSTYRVYKDGNGNEIKKEKVYVSYYPKKQEIIAVGTMEQIQEEPIITEDENIFEEDNTSQNENTTTDESNQQNPLVQPPVEQETVEQEQINP, encoded by the coding sequence ATGAAAAATACTAATAAAAAAATATACATACTTTTAGGAAGCGTTTTAGTTATTTTTCTTTTAGCTATATTTAGTTTAAGTATAATTATAAATGGTGATAAAATATGTAAAGATACATATGTAAATAATATTAATATAGGTAATTTAACAAAAGCTCAAGCTATTAAAAAATTAGAAAATTTGTACAAATTAGAGAATGTTGAGTTTAGGTATAATGATAAGCAATTTATAATAGAACCTAATGAAATAAATTTTAGTTATGATATAACTCAAACTGTAGAAAATGCATACGACATAAATAGAAAAGGAACTTTTATAGAAAATATAAAACAAACTATAAGTAGTTTAATAGGCAAAAAAAATACAATAGATTTATCTGTTAACTATAATAAAGAAAAGCTTAAATTATATATAGAAGAATTGTCAAAAGATATAAATGTTCCTATGAAAAATGCAAGTATAAATATACAAAATTCTAATATACAAATACAAAAAGATGAAGTTGGAGTTAAACTAGATGAAGATAAAAGTTTTTTAAATAGTATAAAAGAATTAGAAAAAGGAAGTACAACTATAGAATTAGTTGTTGAAAATATACAACCAGATATTAGAGAAGAAAATTTAGAAAATATAGAAACTATAATTGGACAGTATTCAACTAAATTTGATTCATCTGTTGCAGGTAGAAGTCACAATATTGAATTAGCAGCAAAAAGTACAAGCAATGTATTGTTAATGCCAGGAGAGACTTTTTCTTATAATGAACATACAGGGAAAAGAACTATAAGCAATGGATATAAAAATGCCCCTGTAATTGTTCAAGGTGTAGTTCAAGAAGGTGTAGGTGGTGGAGTATGTCAAGTATCAACAACACTTTACAATGCTGTTTTATACGCAGGACTAGAAATTGAATCTATAAAAAATCATTCAATTCCATCGTCTTATGTGCAAAAAGGAAGGGATGCTACTGTTAGTGATGGAGCTATAGATTTTATATTTAAAAATAATTTAGAATATCCTGTATATATAAAAAATTCTGTTTATGGAAATACTTTAACTTGTACTATATATGGAAGTAAAGAAGATAAACAAAATATAGAAATAGTAACTAATACAGATAATGTATCAGAAGCACCGATAAAAAAAGTTGATGACCCAACTTTGCCTAAAGGAGAAGAAAAACGCTTAGAGTCAGGTAGATATGGATATACAGTATCGACATATAGAGTATATAAAGATGGTAATGGAAATGAAATAAAAAAAGAAAAAGTGTATGTATCTTATTATCCTAAAAAGCAAGAAATTATAGCAGTTGGTACTATGGAACAGATACAAGAAGAACCGATTATAACAGAAGATGAAAATATTTTTGAAGAAGATAATACCTCTCAAAATGAAAATACTACTACTGATGAGTCTAATCAACAAAATCCATTAGTACAACCACCAGTAGAACAAGAAACTGTAGAACAAGAACAGATAAATCCTTAA
- a CDS encoding tetratricopeptide repeat protein, with protein sequence MKKKSLDISLIEEEKSDLTFFNIDEEESNETLKALKQSYVTTNYKEETILNLQNTLNSSLEDTSKELKIESFKNYNEALNLASKNYITTAIEIIEKALEINPKDVDILNLRGLLKLLKCDFSKSFESFYTAMCYGNNELSRKYVDILSSDEFKVFLARYNHSIRFINEDLNQESIHILNNIIEEDPDLIEPYVILALLYDKIGNSKKKEYYLSKLQEVDKDNALFEAKIENKDVKSEKIETKPKNKKNILPYIIIGTLGLGIIAYHINSKNKIETLNAQLEMKNETINTIDKELSETNEKLNETSQKLDETNKVLDSSKNQEMLIASESDLYNEAIKLKSEKNYKEAISYFKNIVENGKTKKYISESIYQVALLSEKIDDYEEAKKYYKKYINTYNKNDQYYDDAFYQLGMLYYNTNDLENAKKTFYGMRSEVPDSMYNNSKVKEILSK encoded by the coding sequence ATGAAAAAAAAGAGTTTAGATATATCTTTAATAGAAGAAGAAAAATCAGACTTAACATTTTTTAATATAGATGAAGAAGAAAGTAATGAAACATTAAAAGCATTAAAACAAAGTTATGTTACTACAAATTATAAAGAAGAAACGATACTAAATTTACAAAATACACTAAATAGTTCCTTAGAAGATACATCTAAAGAATTAAAGATAGAATCTTTTAAAAATTATAATGAAGCACTAAACTTAGCTTCTAAGAATTATATTACTACTGCTATTGAAATTATAGAGAAGGCATTAGAAATTAATCCTAAGGATGTAGATATACTAAATTTAAGAGGGTTATTAAAACTTTTAAAATGTGACTTTTCAAAGTCATTTGAAAGTTTTTATACAGCTATGTGCTATGGTAATAATGAATTATCAAGAAAATATGTAGATATACTATCATCTGATGAATTTAAAGTATTTTTAGCTAGATATAATCATTCAATTAGATTTATAAATGAAGATTTAAATCAAGAATCTATACATATATTAAACAATATTATAGAAGAAGATCCAGACTTAATAGAACCTTATGTTATATTAGCTTTACTTTATGATAAGATAGGTAATTCAAAGAAGAAAGAATATTACCTAAGTAAGTTACAAGAAGTTGATAAAGATAATGCTTTATTTGAGGCTAAAATAGAAAATAAGGATGTAAAGTCTGAAAAGATTGAAACTAAACCTAAAAATAAAAAAAATATTTTACCATATATAATAATAGGAACATTAGGCCTTGGAATAATAGCATATCATATAAATAGTAAAAATAAGATTGAAACTTTAAATGCTCAATTAGAAATGAAGAATGAAACAATAAATACAATTGATAAAGAATTAAGTGAAACTAATGAGAAGCTAAATGAAACTAGTCAAAAACTAGATGAAACAAATAAGGTTTTAGATAGTTCAAAAAATCAAGAAATGTTAATTGCTAGTGAATCTGATTTATATAATGAAGCAATCAAATTAAAGTCAGAAAAGAATTATAAAGAGGCAATATCATACTTTAAGAATATAGTTGAAAATGGTAAGACTAAAAAGTATATATCTGAATCTATATACCAAGTAGCTTTATTGAGTGAAAAAATAGATGACTATGAAGAAGCTAAAAAGTATTATAAAAAGTATATAAATACTTATAATAAAAATGACCAATACTATGATGATGCATTTTATCAATTAGGAATGCTATATTATAATACAAATGATTTAGAAAATGCTAAAAAGACATTCTATGGAA
- a CDS encoding ribonuclease H family protein yields the protein MINLSKKKFYAVRKGYKVGIYNTWDECKKQVNGFSGAEYKSFQTLDEANEYMGIAKNINIENGEFVEAYVDGSYEHSIKEYGSGVVILKNGIVEKTYSLKGSDKSLVSMRNVAGEIEASKTAMKYCIDNNIKHLKLYFDYEGIEKWCIDAWKTNKEGTIEYKRFYDNIKDKLYVEFIKVKAHSGDKYNEEADKLAKAAIGI from the coding sequence GTGATTAATTTGAGTAAGAAAAAATTTTATGCAGTGAGAAAAGGATATAAAGTAGGTATATATAACACATGGGATGAATGTAAAAAACAAGTAAATGGTTTTTCAGGAGCAGAATATAAAAGTTTTCAAACTTTAGACGAAGCAAATGAATATATGGGAATAGCAAAAAATATAAATATAGAAAATGGAGAATTTGTTGAAGCATATGTTGATGGAAGTTATGAACATTCAATAAAAGAATATGGATCTGGTGTAGTTATATTAAAAAATGGAATAGTAGAAAAAACATATAGCTTAAAAGGAAGTGACAAATCTCTAGTAAGTATGAGAAATGTAGCGGGTGAGATTGAAGCATCAAAAACTGCAATGAAATATTGTATAGATAATAATATAAAACATTTAAAATTATACTTTGATTATGAGGGTATTGAAAAGTGGTGTATAGATGCATGGAAAACTAATAAAGAAGGAACTATAGAATATAAAAGATTTTATGATAATATAAAAGACAAACTATATGTAGAATTTATAAAAGTTAAAGCACACAGCGGAGATAAATATAATGAAGAAGCAGATAAATTAGCGAAAGCTGCTATAGGGATATAA
- a CDS encoding PP2C family serine/threonine-protein phosphatase — translation MKKQXXKFDIFKNSIIGYKNLIRGSKSQDYIDYKKEDKYIICSVADGHSTSFFKHSSDGAKFACKASIEVLSKYFNVKKEDIEENLKNYEIQRLIDSRWRELVEEHYKKNYPNVFKIEYIKYATTFLSVMITENFILCLKLGDGDIVVKNSDGYKCIINNRSNNVVDSLGRVGEYKHIMYYIFKKYDENINIALFTDGYSNAFENKIELFNSLEKTIQSYNKSVFSRFKLFNNYTNYLNNISKNITYDDISIVFII, via the coding sequence ATGAAGAAGCAANNNNTGAAATTTGATATATTTAAAAATAGTATAATAGGGTATAAAAACTTAATAAGAGGATCTAAATCTCAAGATTATATTGATTATAAAAAAGAAGATAAGTATATTATATGTTCAGTGGCAGATGGGCATAGTACGAGTTTTTTCAAACATAGCTCAGATGGGGCTAAGTTTGCATGCAAAGCATCTATAGAAGTTCTTAGTAAATATTTTAATGTTAAAAAGGAAGACATAGAAGAAAATTTAAAAAACTATGAAATTCAAAGACTAATAGATAGTAGATGGAGAGAATTAGTTGAAGAGCACTATAAAAAAAATTATCCTAATGTATTTAAAATAGAGTATATAAAATATGCTACAACATTTCTATCAGTAATGATAACTGAAAATTTTATATTATGTTTAAAGTTGGGGGATGGAGATATCGTTGTTAAAAATAGTGATGGATATAAGTGTATAATTAATAATAGAAGTAATAATGTKGTTGATTCTTTAGGTAGAGTTGGTGAATACAAACATATAATGTACTATATATTTAAAAAATATGATGAAAATATTAATATAGCATTATTTACAGATGGATATTCTAATGCATTTGAAAATAAGATTGAATTATTTAATAGCCTAGAAAAAACGATACAAAGTTATAATAAAAGTGTTTTTTCTAGATTTAAGTTATTTAATAACTATACTAATTATTTAAATAATATAAGTAAAAATATAACATATGATGATATAAGTATTGTATTTATAATATAA
- a CDS encoding peroxiredoxin — protein MLSLPSLGSKAPDFKANTTNGPIKLSDYKGKWIVLFSHPGDFTPICTTEFLCFAKYYDEFKKRNTEIIGLSVDSNSSHLAWIYNIFQFTGIEIPFPIIEDRDMSIAKLYGMISEPMSNTSTVRSVFIIDDKQVLRTILYYPMTTGRNIPEILRIIEALQTSDRDNIVTPANWFPGMPVILPYPKTYKELKNKVKKCSNNDNYSCMDWYLCFVPDKNYKKLSYKSKVKSSDSNNTRPEITNPDFQPINTNYCPNVNPIVMEYVLGNPQNVDAQLLDAVIYAFVEINPDGTLYVPSPTYLRQLVHLKLEKPELQVIAAIGGWGTEGFSDAAATPSSRYNFAREARQLMNQYGLDGIDIDWEYPGSSASGIKSSPQDRENFTLLITALRDVLGDDAWLSVAGIGDNAYIRTSVEIDKVAPLITYFNLMSYDFTAGETGENARKHQANLYPSDLSLPGYSIDGMVNNLINAGMPPEKILLGIPFYGRLGATITKSYDDLRKDYINKNGYEVRFDKQAQVPYLVKDGKFAMSYDNALSIFLKGQYVLRNCLGGIFSWTSTYDQANILAKSMNESIYDPNTLEAELEQVYGQF, from the coding sequence ATGCTGAGTCTTCCTAGCTTAGGGTCAAAAGCGCCTGACTTTAAAGCAAATACAACAAATGGTCCTATAAAACTATCTGATTACAAAGGTAAGTGGATAGTTTTATTTTCCCACCCAGGTGATTTTACACCAATATGTACAACAGAATTTTTATGCTTTGCTAAATACTATGATGAATTCAAAAAAAGAAATACAGAAATTATAGGACTTAGTGTTGATAGTAATAGCTCTCATCTTGCTTGGATATATAATATATTCCAATTTACAGGAATAGAAATTCCATTTCCTATAATAGAAGATAGAGATATGTCTATAGCAAAACTTTATGGTATGATATCAGAACCTATGAGCAATACTTCTACAGTGAGATCAGTCTTTATTATAGATGATAAACAAGTACTAAGAACAATACTTTATTATCCTATGACTACAGGTAGAAATATACCTGAAATATTAAGAATAATAGAAGCTTTACAAACTAGTGATAGAGATAATATAGTTACACCTGCAAATTGGTTCCCTGGAATGCCAGTTATACTTCCATATCCAAAAACTTATAAAGAACTAAAAAATAAAGTCAAGAAATGTAGTAATAATGATAACTACTCTTGTATGGACTGGTATCTATGCTTTGTCCCAGATAAAAATTATAAAAAATTATCATATAAATCTAAAGTTAAGTCATCTGATTCTAATAATACTAGACCTGAAATTACTAATCCTGACTTTCAGCCTATAAATACTAACTATTGTCCTAATGTTAACCCTATAGTTATGGAATATGTATTAGGAAATCCACAAAATGTTGATGCTCAACTTTTAGATGCTGTAATCTATGCTTTTGTTGAAATAAATCCAGATGGTACTTTATATGTACCTTCACCTACCTACTTAAGACAGTTAGTACACTTAAAATTAGAAAAACCAGAACTACAAGTAATAGCAGCTATAGGTGGTTGGGGAACGGAAGGCTTTTCTGATGCAGCTGCAACTCCTAGCTCTAGATATAATTTTGCTAGAGAAGCTAGACAACTTATGAATCAATACGGACTAGATGGTATAGATATAGACTGGGAGTATCCAGGAAGTAGTGCATCCGGTATAAAATCAAGCCCTCAAGATAGAGAAAATTTCACTCTATTGATTACAGCATTAAGAGATGTGCTTGGTGATGATGCTTGGTTAAGTGTTGCTGGTATTGGTGACAATGCTTATATAAGAACTAGTGTTGAAATAGATAAAGTAGCACCACTTATAACTTATTTTAATCTGATGAGTTATGACTTTACAGCAGGAGAAACAGGCGAAAATGCTAGAAAACATCAAGCTAACCTTTATCCTTCTGATCTTTCATTGCCTGGATATAGCATTGATGGAATGGTAAATAATCTTATTAATGCTGGTATGCCACCAGAGAAAATATTGCTTGGAATACCTTTTTATGGTCGTTTAGGTGCTACTATAACTAAATCTTATGATGATCTTAGAAAAGATTATATAAATAAAAATGGTTATGAAGTTAGATTCGACAAGCAAGCTCAAGTCCCTTATCTTGTAAAAGATGGTAAATTTGCAATGTCCTATGATAATGCATTATCTATCTTTTTAAAAGGTCAATATGTTCTTAGAAATTGTCTTGGCGGAATTTTTTCATGGACATCAACTTATGACCAAGCAAATATTTTAGCTAAATCTATGAATGAAAGCATTTATGATCCAAATACATTAGAGGCTGAATTAGAACAAGTCTATGGTCAATTCTAA
- a CDS encoding UbiD family decarboxylase, whose translation MNLKENLDKLIDFIDSKKKLIITALISALGVILLIIVFLVSSDELSVSKESNILVKNIEQRKYSIALSNYESWEKEFSKSKMNRFNKAVSKKINKLLLDSGDNYINGQISKEQYVGLINTINSIEGISVDLTKIEEQSKRVDEMYKEENVKYENAISYINTASIINGISDRLDIYKNNIEEINQSRKLYNIALKEQTDKNYHEAIISYDKVLQEDKKYYELANKNKKECISLMYNXYIEKSKEANKEGNYEEALQYIEYIKEYYVDDETISKLEKQYQTNLDMYTLTSTDIINLISKKSGKNKENLSISSFQQMVGEDKYYYTEVYEYDTLIDEVLIDAKTKKIYSYNDSNKNYKTNYGDGYFRVKSDGSIQFAISEENARFILEKKLDEKQNKYKKIFSTTKDKVSKYIDNKINLEEELKNDLDLYYYEVVNKGLFKKKEVYIINMIKKYIQ comes from the coding sequence ATGAATCTTAAGGAAAATTTAGATAAGTTAATAGACTTTATAGATTCTAAGAAAAAGCTTATAATAACAGCACTAATTTCAGCATTAGGTGTAATATTATTAATTATAGTATTTTTAGTAAGTAGTGATGAATTAAGTGTTTCTAAAGAATCAAATATTTTAGTTAAAAATATAGAACAAAGGAAATATTCAATTGCGCTTAGTAATTATGAAAGTTGGGAAAAAGAATTCTCAAAATCTAAAATGAATAGATTTAATAAGGCTGTTTCTAAAAAAATAAATAAGTTACTTCTTGATAGTGGAGATAATTATATAAATGGACAGATATCTAAGGAACAATATGTTGGCCTTATAAATACAATCAATTCTATAGAGGGAATAAGCGTTGATTTAACAAAAATAGAAGAACAATCTAAAAGAGTAGATGAAATGTATAAAGAAGAAAATGTAAAGTATGAAAATGCTATATCATATATAAATACAGCATCTATTATAAATGGAATATCAGATAGATTAGATATTTATAAAAATAATATAGAAGAAATAAACCAATCTAGAAAATTATATAATATTGCATTAAAAGAGCAAACTGATAAAAATTATCATGAAGCTATTATATCTTATGATAAAGTTTTACAAGAAGATAAAAAGTACTATGAATTAGCTAATAAAAATAAAAAAGAGTGTATATCTCTTATGTATAATYACTATATAGAAAAGTCAAAAGAAGCTAATAAAGAAGGTAACTACGAAGAAGCATTACAATACATAGAGTATATTAAAGAGTATTATGTAGATGATGAAACTATATCAAAATTGGAAAAACAGTATCAAACTAATTTAGATATGTACACATTAACATCTACTGATATAATAAATTTAATTTCTAAAAAAAGTGGAAAAAATAAAGAGAATTTATCTATAAGCTCTTTTCAACAAATGGTAGGAGAAGATAAATACTATTATACAGAAGTATATGAATACGATACTTTAATAGATGAAGTATTAATAGATGCTAAAACTAAAAAAATATATTCTTATAATGATTCTAATAAAAATTACAAAACAAACTATGGTGATGGTTACTTTAGAGTAAAATCAGATGGAAGTATTCAATTTGCAATAAGTGAAGAAAATGCTAGGTTTATATTAGAGAAGAAACTAGATGAAAAACAAAATAAGTACAAGAAGATTTTTAGCACAACAAAAGATAAAGTAAGTAAATATATAGATAATAAAATTAATCTAGAAGAAGAATTAAAAAATGATTTAGATTTGTATTATTATGAGGTTGTAAACAAAGGTTTATTCAAGAAAAAAGAAGTATATATAATAAATATGATAAAAAAGTATATTCAATAA